A window of the Schlesneria paludicola DSM 18645 genome harbors these coding sequences:
- a CDS encoding arylsulfatase — translation MRRIPLLSMVSTLAIGGLLGYAAALTDLRSPAQAAPSVASSTAPVIDAAIPPDATASIPVPAGLDQPRASCCSTGLSNQDQLALASHNQLVAASLTQAGKKPNILVIWGDDIGITNISAYSDGLMGYRTPNIDRIGSEGVRFLHYYGEQSCTAGRAAFLTGQHGIRTGLTKVGFPGAPMGMSQLDPSIGGLLKNLGYATGQFGKNHVGDRNESLPTVNGFDEFFGNLYHLNAEEEPELPDYPKDPAYRAQFGPRGVLKCKASDKDDPTVDPRFGKIGKQTIEDTGALTKKRMETIDDETSAAAIDYMQRQHKASKPFFCWFNATRMHLRTHVRAEHRGRYKHGDSEYIDGMIEHDETVGSLLKSLDDLGIANNTIVVYSTDNGPHMNSWPDGAMTHFRSEKNTNWEGAFRVPCLVRWPGVIKPGTVTNELMSHNDWVPTFCSIAGEPDIVAKCAKGYTANGIKYKVHLDGFDQSALLKTVSGPAGGDSPAKSARDKFFYADDDGLLVAIRQGDYKYVFAEQRLAGTLGVWAEPFTKLRLQKIFNIYQDPFERADFTSNTYWDWNLNHIGNVYGTMQEVFKFIETFKEFPPRSFPPSFVPATLMEQTLEAIKESRRRAAEGAK, via the coding sequence ATGCGTCGAATTCCGTTGCTCTCGATGGTATCCACGCTCGCAATCGGAGGGCTACTTGGCTATGCCGCAGCCCTCACCGATCTTCGCAGCCCGGCCCAGGCCGCGCCGTCCGTCGCTTCCAGCACTGCTCCCGTCATCGATGCGGCCATCCCCCCCGACGCCACCGCATCGATTCCAGTCCCCGCGGGTCTCGATCAGCCGAGGGCATCATGTTGTTCGACGGGCCTCAGCAATCAGGACCAATTGGCTCTGGCCAGCCACAATCAACTTGTTGCAGCGTCTCTGACTCAAGCAGGCAAGAAGCCGAACATCCTGGTCATTTGGGGCGATGATATCGGGATCACCAACATCAGTGCCTATAGCGATGGCCTGATGGGCTATCGCACACCGAATATCGATCGGATCGGGTCCGAGGGAGTCCGTTTCCTGCACTATTATGGCGAACAAAGTTGTACCGCCGGTCGTGCCGCGTTTCTGACGGGCCAGCACGGGATTCGCACCGGACTCACGAAGGTCGGTTTTCCGGGCGCACCAATGGGCATGAGCCAACTCGATCCTTCAATTGGCGGGCTGCTCAAGAACCTTGGATATGCGACCGGCCAGTTTGGCAAGAACCACGTCGGCGACCGTAACGAGTCACTGCCCACCGTCAATGGTTTCGACGAGTTCTTCGGCAACCTGTACCACTTGAACGCCGAAGAAGAACCAGAACTTCCCGACTACCCTAAAGATCCTGCATATCGCGCCCAGTTCGGTCCGCGCGGAGTTCTCAAGTGCAAAGCCAGCGATAAGGACGACCCGACAGTCGACCCCCGTTTTGGCAAAATCGGCAAACAAACCATCGAAGATACGGGCGCTCTTACGAAGAAGCGAATGGAAACCATCGACGATGAAACGTCCGCCGCCGCCATCGACTACATGCAGCGACAGCACAAAGCGAGCAAACCCTTCTTCTGCTGGTTCAACGCAACACGCATGCATCTACGGACCCACGTTCGTGCCGAACACCGTGGCCGCTACAAGCACGGCGATAGCGAGTACATCGACGGCATGATCGAGCATGACGAAACGGTTGGATCGCTGCTCAAATCACTGGATGATCTGGGGATCGCCAACAACACTATCGTCGTTTACTCCACCGACAACGGTCCCCACATGAACTCGTGGCCCGATGGCGCGATGACTCACTTCCGTTCCGAAAAGAACACGAACTGGGAAGGCGCATTTCGCGTGCCATGTCTTGTTCGCTGGCCGGGTGTGATCAAGCCGGGCACGGTCACCAATGAACTGATGAGCCACAATGATTGGGTTCCCACATTCTGTTCCATCGCGGGCGAACCTGACATCGTCGCGAAATGTGCGAAGGGCTATACCGCCAACGGCATCAAGTACAAAGTCCATCTCGACGGATTCGACCAGTCGGCCTTGCTCAAGACTGTTAGCGGCCCCGCAGGCGGCGATTCCCCAGCAAAGAGTGCGCGTGACAAATTCTTCTACGCCGATGACGACGGATTGCTCGTGGCCATTCGCCAGGGCGACTACAAATACGTCTTCGCCGAGCAACGTCTGGCGGGCACGCTGGGAGTGTGGGCCGAACCATTTACCAAGCTTCGACTGCAGAAGATCTTCAATATCTACCAAGACCCCTTCGAACGTGCAGACTTTACGTCCAATACCTATTGGGACTGGAATCTGAATCACATCGGGAATGTCTATGGAACGATGCAAGAAGTCTTTAAGTTCATCGAAACGTTCAAAGAGTTTCCGCCGCGTTCATTCCCACCCAGCTTCGTTCCG